A section of the Ornithinimicrobium sufpigmenti genome encodes:
- a CDS encoding VOC family protein, whose amino-acid sequence MDENKPVLQLRVVVEAEDFDAAVRFYRDVLGLPERIAYAQGGDDRVSILEAGRATLEIASPGHKKVIDEIEAGGQESQRIRLAFEVTDSEGMTRRLESAGARVVAEPVLTPWQSLNSRLDAPGDLQITLFQETMAEEQLPQLEGFATDAERD is encoded by the coding sequence ATGGACGAGAACAAGCCTGTGCTGCAGCTCCGCGTCGTTGTCGAGGCCGAGGACTTCGACGCCGCAGTGCGGTTCTACCGCGACGTGCTCGGCCTGCCCGAGCGGATCGCCTACGCCCAGGGCGGCGACGACCGGGTGTCGATCCTCGAGGCAGGCCGGGCCACGCTGGAGATCGCCTCCCCCGGCCACAAGAAGGTCATCGACGAGATCGAAGCCGGCGGTCAAGAGAGCCAGCGCATCCGCCTGGCCTTCGAGGTCACCGACTCCGAGGGGATGACCCGTCGTCTGGAGTCCGCGGGAGCACGCGTCGTCGCCGAGCCGGTGCTGACACCGTGGCAGTCGCTGAACTCGCGGCTCGACGCGCCCGGCGACCTCCAGATCACGCTGTTCCAGGAGACGATGGCAGAGGAGCAGCTGCCGCAGCTCGAGGGCTTCGCAACCGACGCGGAGCGCGACTGA
- a CDS encoding LacI family DNA-binding transcriptional regulator: MSPARPRGRLADLAAYAGVSEATVSRVLNDKPGVATTTRQSVLTALDVLGYERPSKLRRSSAGLIGLVVPELTNPVFPMFAQIVETQLAGAGYTPVLCTQTPGGVHEDEYVQMLLDRGVSGIVFVSGQHADTVASTERYAELRDRGLPMVLINGYRDDVDATFVSHDDRAAMQLAVRHLRDLGHTRIGFGTGPARYVPVQRRAEAFHELMADVPGFDGEEMVSTTLFTVEGGAAAGKQLIEAGATAIIAGSDVMALGVLRSAGQLGYTVPGELSVIGSDDVPFVGFVDPPLTTLRMNVNAMAEVAVGAVLGEIAGEEVEHREYLFAPELILRGSTAPPG; the protein is encoded by the coding sequence GTGAGCCCAGCCAGGCCCCGAGGACGTCTCGCCGACCTGGCCGCCTACGCCGGCGTCAGCGAGGCGACTGTGAGCCGGGTGCTCAACGACAAGCCCGGTGTGGCCACCACCACCCGGCAGTCGGTGCTCACCGCGCTGGACGTGCTCGGCTACGAGCGGCCGAGCAAGCTGCGCCGCAGCAGCGCCGGCCTCATCGGGCTGGTCGTGCCCGAGCTGACCAACCCGGTCTTCCCGATGTTCGCCCAGATTGTGGAAACCCAGCTGGCGGGAGCCGGCTACACCCCGGTGCTGTGCACGCAGACCCCGGGCGGGGTGCACGAGGACGAGTACGTCCAGATGCTCCTGGACCGGGGCGTGTCCGGGATCGTCTTCGTCAGCGGCCAGCACGCCGACACCGTGGCGAGCACGGAGCGGTATGCCGAGCTGCGGGACCGCGGGCTGCCGATGGTGCTCATCAACGGCTACCGCGACGACGTGGACGCCACCTTCGTCAGCCACGACGACCGGGCCGCGATGCAGCTGGCGGTGCGCCACCTGCGCGACCTGGGGCATACCCGGATCGGCTTCGGGACGGGCCCGGCCCGCTACGTCCCGGTCCAGCGACGGGCCGAGGCCTTCCACGAGCTGATGGCCGACGTGCCCGGCTTCGACGGCGAGGAGATGGTCAGCACCACGCTGTTCACGGTCGAGGGCGGTGCGGCCGCCGGCAAGCAGCTGATCGAGGCCGGCGCGACCGCGATCATCGCCGGCTCCGACGTCATGGCGCTGGGCGTGCTGCGCAGCGCCGGCCAGCTCGGCTACACCGTGCCCGGTGAGCTGTCGGTCATCGGCAGCGACGACGTGCCCTTCGTCGGGTTCGTCGACCCGCCGCTGACCACCCTGCGGATGAACGTCAACGCGATGGCCGAGGTCGCCGTGGGCGCGGTGCTCGGCGAGATCGCCGGCGAGGAGGTCGAGCACCGGGAGTACCTCTTCGCCCCCGAGCTCATCCTCCGCGGCTCGACGGCGCCGCCCGGCTGA
- a CDS encoding alpha,alpha-trehalose-phosphate synthase (UDP-forming) — translation MVPASSSSGFDFVIAANRLPVDRHVHPDGSVEWRTSPGGLVTAMESVMQNREAAWVGWAGFAGEAPEPFDDGPLRLCPVPLSTEEVADYYEGFSNDTLWPIYHDVIVPPTFHRSWWHAYRRVNERFADAVADVAAEGATVWVHDYQLQLVPALLRDRRPDLRIGWFNHIPFPPVELFSQLPWRGSILRGLLGADFLGFQRPDDARNFMRACRSVLRATAKGDVVTWAGADDNHLGAAPRRVRAAAVPISIDAQGLRELSETPEVKERVKEIRESLGDPKVVLLGVDRLDYTKGIRHRLRAIGELLEDGEIAPPDVVFVQIATPSRERVEAYRLLREEIEGTVGRINGDFSHLGDTAVHYLHQSFGRAEIAAFFQVADVMLVTPLRDGMNLVAKEYVTARHDGGGALVLSEFTGAAEELRQAYMCNPHDLTGLKETILRAIRDDPAAKRRRMSALRRRVRNHDVQTWAEEFLAALAAAPARPTKNASRLQES, via the coding sequence ATGGTTCCCGCATCCAGCAGCTCGGGTTTCGACTTTGTCATCGCCGCCAACCGGCTGCCGGTGGACCGGCACGTGCACCCCGACGGCAGCGTCGAGTGGCGCACCAGCCCCGGCGGCCTGGTCACCGCCATGGAGTCGGTGATGCAGAACCGGGAGGCCGCCTGGGTCGGGTGGGCCGGCTTCGCCGGCGAGGCGCCGGAGCCGTTCGACGACGGGCCGCTGCGGCTGTGCCCGGTGCCCCTGTCGACCGAGGAGGTCGCCGACTACTACGAGGGCTTCTCCAACGACACCCTCTGGCCGATCTACCACGACGTCATCGTGCCGCCCACCTTCCACCGCTCCTGGTGGCACGCTTACCGGCGGGTCAACGAGCGCTTCGCGGACGCCGTCGCGGACGTGGCGGCCGAGGGCGCGACCGTGTGGGTGCACGACTACCAGCTGCAGCTGGTGCCGGCGCTGCTGCGCGACCGCCGCCCGGACCTGCGCATCGGGTGGTTCAACCACATCCCCTTCCCCCCGGTCGAGCTGTTCTCCCAGCTGCCCTGGCGCGGCTCGATCCTGCGCGGCCTGCTGGGCGCCGACTTCCTGGGCTTCCAGCGCCCCGACGACGCCCGCAACTTCATGCGCGCCTGCCGCTCCGTGCTCCGCGCCACCGCCAAGGGTGATGTCGTGACCTGGGCGGGCGCGGACGACAACCATCTGGGCGCTGCGCCCCGGCGCGTCCGGGCGGCGGCGGTGCCGATCTCCATCGACGCCCAGGGTCTGCGTGAGCTGTCCGAGACCCCGGAGGTCAAGGAGCGGGTCAAGGAGATCCGCGAGTCACTGGGCGACCCCAAGGTCGTGCTCCTCGGCGTCGACCGGCTCGACTACACCAAGGGCATCCGGCACCGCCTGCGCGCCATCGGTGAGCTGCTGGAGGACGGGGAGATCGCCCCGCCGGACGTCGTCTTCGTCCAGATCGCCACGCCCAGCCGCGAGCGGGTCGAGGCCTACCGACTGCTGCGCGAGGAGATCGAGGGCACGGTCGGCCGCATCAACGGCGACTTCTCCCACCTCGGCGACACCGCGGTCCACTACCTGCACCAGTCCTTCGGCCGCGCGGAGATCGCCGCCTTCTTCCAGGTGGCCGACGTCATGCTGGTCACCCCCCTGCGCGACGGGATGAACCTCGTCGCCAAGGAGTACGTCACCGCCCGCCACGACGGCGGCGGTGCCCTGGTGCTCTCGGAGTTCACCGGCGCGGCCGAGGAGCTGCGCCAGGCCTACATGTGCAACCCGCACGACCTCACCGGGCTGAAGGAGACCATCCTGCGCGCGATCCGCGACGACCCGGCCGCCAAGCGCCGCCGGATGTCCGCGCTGCGCCGCCGGGTGCGCAACCACGACGTCCAGACCTGGGCCGAGGAGTTCCTCGCCGCCCTCGCCGCCGCCCCCGCCCGTCCCACGAAGAACGCGTCCCGCCTCCAGGAGTCCTGA
- a CDS encoding toll/interleukin-1 receptor domain-containing protein — protein sequence MARVFVSHASADKEFVDLFVDYVLRIGLGLNGEKVFYSSERDTGVPSGADLMAHLRTEVSEATLVIAVITPMYQTRPVCIAELGAAWGRTSPEHFFPLLAPNLSRTELEGILPSALTLRIDDAAALDELSDRAEEALGSQVTKTQWGVGKQKWLSVVGSVATSLQEPEIPTIDEYKTAMRELAELREALDYTEREVDEWKQKFELVAEVKDQAEVTRIRVGDKPIDVFQNALTAARNTVGKLPSCVREAIFQSLRGEGIYGPNRFDDPDSADAFEDAIERKLLVENHENEYFPNPEKSRVGEALEAVDQLEEAMDPAKTGPEFDDWFRSEYGGNAPDLRDRDCWEELMN from the coding sequence ATGGCCAGAGTTTTCGTTAGTCACGCATCCGCGGACAAAGAGTTCGTGGACCTGTTCGTCGACTATGTCCTTCGTATAGGCTTAGGCCTCAATGGCGAGAAAGTGTTTTACTCCAGCGAACGCGATACGGGGGTGCCATCGGGTGCTGATCTAATGGCGCACTTGCGTACGGAGGTCAGTGAAGCCACCCTCGTGATCGCCGTGATTACGCCTATGTACCAAACGCGTCCCGTGTGCATCGCTGAACTCGGCGCCGCTTGGGGGCGCACCTCGCCCGAGCACTTCTTCCCACTCCTAGCACCCAACCTCAGTCGCACGGAACTAGAAGGCATCCTTCCCTCTGCGCTGACTTTACGCATTGACGACGCTGCCGCCCTCGACGAGCTATCGGATCGGGCCGAGGAGGCGCTGGGGTCGCAGGTGACCAAAACTCAATGGGGCGTGGGCAAGCAAAAGTGGCTAAGCGTAGTCGGCAGCGTGGCCACATCACTGCAGGAGCCAGAAATACCAACCATCGACGAGTACAAGACCGCAATGCGCGAGCTCGCGGAACTTCGGGAGGCGCTGGATTACACGGAACGGGAGGTGGATGAATGGAAGCAAAAGTTCGAACTCGTGGCAGAGGTCAAAGACCAAGCAGAAGTGACGCGAATACGAGTTGGCGACAAGCCGATTGACGTGTTCCAAAACGCTCTGACGGCAGCCAGAAATACTGTGGGCAAACTGCCATCCTGTGTTCGCGAAGCAATTTTTCAATCGCTCAGGGGAGAGGGGATCTACGGGCCGAACCGGTTCGATGATCCAGATTCTGCCGACGCATTCGAGGATGCGATCGAGCGAAAGTTGCTGGTCGAAAATCACGAGAACGAATATTTCCCGAATCCTGAGAAGTCGAGAGTTGGTGAAGCGCTCGAAGCGGTCGACCAACTTGAAGAGGCCATGGATCCCGCGAAGACAGGTCCGGAGTTCGACGATTGGTTCAGGTCCGAGTACGGCGGAAACGCTCCGGACTTGCGAGATCGTGATTGTTGGGAAGAGCTCATGAACTGA
- a CDS encoding serine/threonine-protein kinase: MTTELPRSSRPAPGAEPTEAVVVPRRLGRYELVERVGEGGMGVVWRAADLRHPDRDVAIKVLRPHIAHDQGARERLRREVHTLARVHHPQVAAVIDADVDGPAPYIVTEFVPGPPLDVVVDEEGPLHGEELLGVARGLANALHAIHEVGIVHRDLKPGNVLLVGEPGEREPIVIDFGIAQLADDVRLTSTGLVMGTPGYLSPEIAEGAAVSRATDWWGWAATLAYAASGHPPFGRGPVTVVLDRVARGRLQLDGVDPALRPLLAAALDPDPARRPTEAQVLDGLERYARQEDVTGALPMLPPPGDWRDGADHTLLHEVTDPTRVAPQRTVARTQRSPVTEPYGDAEPYGEGEHHSRAEHRGGPEAYGAVEPYGVGEPYGADEPYGAAEPYGYDEAYGPVEAEPLDPRIGRRARTGTLTAMLAAFVGLAAVVPLVAWGLYAVWGVSARTVDRTLTGLVLRRHRAGKRATDVPVTVLASPVHLVVATVSTVFSLLLPVAMAAVVALVFSGLVTSTELLAGVGPEHPLSMALGALVGGGLSWWGLASTSLRRGSRTTVRATVPEGAPTVVLVVGCLLGAAALGFAAYQGGDHVSWWPLAPGTTLLDLVPFTLP; encoded by the coding sequence GTGACCACCGAGCTGCCCCGTTCGTCCCGCCCGGCACCGGGCGCGGAGCCGACCGAGGCCGTGGTGGTGCCGCGCAGGCTGGGCCGCTACGAGCTGGTCGAGCGCGTCGGGGAGGGAGGTATGGGGGTGGTCTGGCGGGCCGCCGACCTGCGCCACCCCGACCGTGACGTCGCGATCAAGGTGCTGCGGCCGCACATCGCCCACGACCAGGGGGCCCGTGAGCGGCTGCGCCGGGAGGTGCACACGCTGGCCCGCGTGCACCACCCGCAGGTGGCGGCGGTGATCGACGCCGACGTGGACGGCCCGGCGCCGTACATCGTCACCGAGTTCGTCCCCGGTCCGCCCCTGGACGTCGTGGTGGACGAGGAGGGGCCGCTGCACGGGGAGGAACTGCTGGGCGTGGCCCGGGGCCTGGCCAACGCGCTGCACGCCATCCACGAGGTGGGGATCGTGCACCGCGACCTCAAGCCCGGGAATGTGCTGCTGGTGGGGGAGCCCGGGGAGCGCGAGCCGATCGTCATCGACTTCGGCATCGCCCAGCTCGCCGACGACGTGCGGCTGACCTCGACCGGGCTGGTCATGGGCACGCCCGGCTACCTGTCGCCGGAGATCGCCGAGGGGGCGGCGGTCAGCCGCGCCACGGACTGGTGGGGCTGGGCCGCGACGCTGGCGTATGCCGCCTCCGGGCACCCGCCCTTCGGCCGCGGGCCGGTGACCGTCGTGCTGGACCGCGTGGCCCGCGGGCGGCTGCAGCTGGACGGCGTCGACCCGGCGCTGCGACCCCTGCTGGCCGCTGCCCTGGACCCGGACCCGGCCCGACGGCCGACGGAGGCCCAGGTGCTGGACGGTCTGGAGCGGTACGCGCGGCAGGAGGACGTGACCGGGGCGCTGCCCATGCTGCCCCCGCCTGGCGACTGGAGGGACGGTGCGGACCACACCCTCCTGCACGAGGTGACCGACCCGACCCGGGTGGCGCCGCAGCGGACGGTGGCGCGGACGCAGCGGTCTCCGGTGACGGAGCCTTACGGGGACGCGGAGCCGTATGGGGAGGGGGAGCACCACAGCCGTGCGGAGCACCGCGGGGGGCCGGAGGCCTATGGCGCCGTCGAGCCTTACGGCGTCGGGGAGCCGTATGGCGCGGACGAGCCCTATGGCGCGGCGGAGCCGTACGGGTACGACGAGGCCTACGGCCCGGTGGAGGCTGAGCCGCTCGACCCCCGCATCGGACGGCGCGCGCGCACCGGGACGCTGACGGCGATGCTGGCCGCCTTCGTGGGGCTGGCCGCCGTGGTGCCGCTCGTGGCGTGGGGGCTGTATGCGGTGTGGGGTGTGAGTGCCCGCACCGTCGACCGCACCCTGACCGGGCTGGTCCTGCGCCGGCACCGGGCCGGCAAGCGGGCGACCGACGTGCCGGTCACCGTGCTGGCCTCGCCGGTCCACCTGGTGGTGGCGACGGTGTCGACGGTGTTCTCGCTCCTGCTGCCCGTGGCGATGGCGGCGGTCGTGGCACTGGTGTTCTCGGGGCTGGTGACGAGCACCGAGCTGCTCGCCGGCGTGGGGCCGGAGCACCCCTTGTCGATGGCGTTGGGGGCGCTCGTGGGAGGCGGGTTGAGCTGGTGGGGCCTGGCCAGCACCTCGCTGCGCCGCGGGTCGCGGACCACGGTCCGCGCCACCGTCCCCGAAGGTGCGCCCACGGTCGTGCTGGTGGTGGGCTGCCTGCTCGGCGCGGCGGCGCTGGGGTTCGCGGCCTACCAGGGCGGTGACCACGTCTCCTGGTGGCCGCTGGCGCCGGGGACCACCCTGCTCGACCTGGTGCCGTTCACGCTGCCCTGA
- a CDS encoding AlbA family DNA-binding domain-containing protein, with protein sequence MDVDPEPSRYQEISTVAQRILALGESDRYEFKRDVEVVSPKLLAALANWVALDPARDAAHLVIGVEEIEDKTTGLVYGKPFGLARGLDKAVARIQDMASKTRPIPVNVQIVEEGVSTDVPFVRVEIRPAMAPHFDDEGRRQTRQGRSIRALTDDELLRIYLDREAGSFAVRFRQTSSELQSAVGAVGSQVDQIAEGIEEKIAQPIQHLSATTQGAADAADSAASSADSAASSADSAAYEIEHVQRLVRDLQEVVVELQNDSLQNLAYRVIRLRREVWWNFTLDTWEHTSARADQLESRLRELLTSEVSLDAARNSWELRIWQDLLKDRKGQRGERGTQKWWNAALKEVVSFMENPAYAGPELPELRAALKADLDRELDDPQSVTNQFSQQLDGS encoded by the coding sequence ATGGATGTGGATCCCGAGCCGTCGCGGTACCAGGAAATCAGCACCGTAGCTCAGCGGATACTCGCGCTCGGCGAATCCGACCGGTATGAGTTCAAGCGGGACGTTGAAGTCGTGAGTCCGAAGCTGTTGGCAGCGCTCGCGAACTGGGTTGCGCTCGACCCGGCGCGTGATGCCGCGCATCTGGTCATCGGGGTCGAGGAGATCGAGGACAAGACCACGGGCCTCGTTTATGGCAAGCCGTTCGGGCTAGCCAGGGGGCTAGACAAGGCGGTCGCTCGGATCCAGGACATGGCGAGCAAGACACGGCCCATCCCTGTCAACGTGCAAATCGTGGAGGAGGGGGTCTCCACTGATGTGCCGTTCGTGCGGGTGGAGATTCGCCCGGCCATGGCGCCGCACTTTGACGACGAGGGTCGTCGCCAGACGCGCCAAGGTCGGTCGATCCGTGCTCTGACAGACGACGAACTGCTGAGAATCTACCTCGACCGGGAGGCTGGCAGCTTCGCCGTCCGCTTCCGGCAAACCAGTTCGGAACTTCAGTCAGCCGTCGGCGCAGTTGGCAGCCAAGTGGACCAGATCGCCGAGGGAATCGAGGAGAAGATCGCCCAGCCGATTCAGCACCTGTCGGCGACGACTCAGGGGGCGGCTGATGCCGCTGACTCCGCCGCGTCCTCCGCCGATTCTGCCGCGTCCTCCGCGGACTCGGCGGCGTACGAGATAGAGCACGTGCAGCGCCTCGTCCGAGACCTGCAGGAGGTGGTCGTGGAACTCCAGAACGACTCGCTGCAGAACTTGGCGTACCGCGTCATTCGGCTACGCCGAGAGGTCTGGTGGAACTTCACACTGGACACCTGGGAGCACACCTCCGCGCGCGCGGATCAGTTGGAGAGCCGACTGCGCGAATTGCTGACGAGCGAAGTCTCACTCGACGCTGCACGCAACAGTTGGGAGCTGAGGATCTGGCAGGACTTGCTCAAGGACCGGAAGGGTCAGCGTGGTGAGCGGGGAACGCAGAAGTGGTGGAACGCGGCGCTCAAGGAGGTTGTCAGCTTTATGGAGAACCCGGCGTACGCCGGGCCGGAGTTGCCGGAACTACGTGCAGCGCTCAAGGCCGATCTGGATCGCGAGCTGGATGACCCGCAGAGCGTGACGAATCAGTTCAGTCAGCAGTTAGATGGCTCGTAG
- a CDS encoding transglycosylase family protein, translated as MARPAQHRAPATRARSTVRRAGHLGLAGAASLAAVGLTAPAASAHNHNVWDRVAQCESTGNWHINTGNGYYGGLQFYQPTWVGFGGQEFASYAHQATKLQQIQVAQRVLQVQGPGAWPVCSVRAGLNMQNGSAPYPGTEDPAPPAPPTPPPGESGTWWVSAGAGANIRSGPGTHHAVVGGVARGTQIIGAASNGWVKISDGRGWISLTTLTTSNPGTPTPPPAPPTPPPADPTPPGETSTWKVSASVGANIRSGPGLNHRVVGGAGHGSQVTGAASNGWVKLSDGRGFISLTTLAPVNSAPTPPPSPAPPGEVSTYRVSASVGANIRSGPGTNHSVIGGAGHGTQLRGTPQSNGWIKLADRSGFVYSGIVTKIG; from the coding sequence ATGGCCCGCCCCGCTCAACATCGCGCCCCTGCGACCCGCGCCCGCTCCACCGTCCGCCGAGCGGGCCACCTCGGCCTGGCGGGCGCTGCCTCCCTGGCCGCCGTCGGCCTGACCGCCCCTGCCGCGTCGGCCCACAACCACAATGTGTGGGACCGCGTCGCCCAGTGCGAGTCCACCGGCAACTGGCACATCAACACCGGCAACGGCTACTACGGGGGCCTGCAGTTCTACCAGCCCACCTGGGTCGGTTTCGGCGGCCAGGAGTTCGCCTCCTATGCCCACCAGGCCACCAAGCTGCAGCAGATCCAGGTCGCCCAGCGGGTCCTGCAGGTGCAGGGCCCGGGCGCGTGGCCGGTGTGCTCGGTGCGGGCCGGCCTCAACATGCAGAACGGCAGCGCGCCCTACCCGGGCACCGAGGACCCGGCCCCGCCCGCTCCGCCGACCCCGCCGCCGGGTGAGTCCGGCACCTGGTGGGTCTCCGCAGGTGCGGGAGCGAACATCCGCTCCGGGCCCGGCACCCACCACGCCGTCGTCGGCGGTGTCGCCCGTGGCACGCAGATCATCGGAGCGGCCAGCAACGGCTGGGTCAAGATCTCCGACGGCCGTGGCTGGATCAGCCTGACCACGCTGACCACCAGCAACCCGGGCACCCCGACGCCGCCGCCGGCTCCGCCGACCCCGCCGCCCGCCGATCCCACCCCGCCGGGCGAGACCAGCACGTGGAAGGTGTCCGCGAGCGTGGGCGCCAACATCCGCTCCGGCCCGGGCCTGAACCACCGGGTCGTCGGTGGCGCCGGTCACGGCAGCCAGGTCACCGGGGCCGCGAGCAACGGCTGGGTCAAGCTCTCCGACGGTCGGGGCTTCATCAGCCTGACCACGCTGGCCCCCGTCAACTCCGCGCCGACCCCGCCGCCGTCGCCCGCCCCGCCGGGCGAGGTCTCCACCTACCGGGTGTCCGCATCCGTCGGTGCCAACATCCGCTCCGGCCCCGGCACCAACCACTCGGTGATCGGCGGGGCCGGCCACGGCACCCAGCTGCGCGGCACGCCGCAGAGCAACGGCTGGATCAAGCTGGCCGACCGCAGCGGGTTCGTCTACAGCGGGATCGTCACGAAGATCGGCTGA
- the otsB gene encoding trehalose-phosphatase yields the protein MPLSPDLLAAVEAFAGRPTLLVATDFDGALAPLVVDPSDSRPVEGGMELLTELAALPGVTVALVSGRAMRDLAVLSGAPPEMVLIGSHGAEDSRHPEGLALSEQQQGLLDTLDEELAELVEDHPGAWVEHKPAGRVVHTRRMDPVAGPAALDAASALGARHTALVATPGKEVVELAVAHVGKGAALVGLAEELGVDAVFYAGDDVTDEHGFAALAANDREERAARRLTVRVGDGETAAQHRVADEHELVEVFQALLDARR from the coding sequence ATGCCCCTCTCCCCCGACCTGCTCGCCGCCGTGGAGGCCTTCGCCGGCCGCCCGACCCTGCTGGTCGCCACCGACTTCGACGGTGCGCTGGCGCCGTTGGTGGTGGACCCCAGCGACTCCCGCCCGGTCGAGGGAGGTATGGAGCTCCTCACCGAGCTCGCCGCCCTCCCCGGGGTGACGGTCGCCCTGGTCAGCGGGCGGGCGATGCGCGACCTCGCCGTGCTGTCCGGCGCGCCGCCGGAGATGGTGCTCATCGGCTCGCACGGGGCGGAGGACTCCCGGCACCCCGAGGGGCTGGCGCTCTCCGAGCAGCAGCAGGGCCTGCTGGACACGCTGGACGAGGAGCTGGCCGAGCTGGTCGAGGACCATCCCGGCGCCTGGGTCGAGCACAAGCCCGCGGGCCGGGTGGTGCACACCCGCCGGATGGACCCCGTGGCGGGGCCTGCCGCCCTGGACGCGGCCTCCGCCCTCGGGGCACGGCATACCGCGCTGGTCGCCACCCCCGGCAAGGAGGTCGTCGAGCTCGCCGTCGCCCACGTCGGCAAGGGCGCGGCGCTGGTCGGGCTGGCGGAGGAGCTCGGGGTGGACGCCGTCTTCTACGCCGGTGACGACGTCACCGACGAGCACGGCTTCGCCGCGCTGGCCGCGAACGACCGCGAGGAGCGCGCCGCCCGCCGGCTCACCGTCCGGGTCGGCGACGGCGAGACCGCCGCGCAGCACCGGGTGGCCGACGAGCACGAGCTCGTCGAGGTCTTCCAGGCGCTGCTGGACGCCCGCCGCTGA
- a CDS encoding tyrosine-type recombinase/integrase → MDAEVWLAQERTLASGDGWVAPKRRVEIAERLAPPTFDEYARQWLADRTLKPRTREGYQHLLRRYLEPEFGDLLVPDLTPALVRRWWAGLSTKHPTVNARAYALLRAILTTAVTDELLASNPCRVRSASNPPTKKEIRPATVAELDVLVREMPAQLGALVLLCAWCALRVGEVLELRRRDLDLNRGVVKVTRAVSWVRGQPIVGTPKSAAGTREVSVPPHIVPALEQHLEEHVRTGTDALLFPALRDPQRHLQPTVLHTAWRKARAVAGREDLRIHDLRHTGATMAAMTGATLAELQARLGHSTVAAALRYQHAAQGRDAEIAAKLSDLARPPQGE, encoded by the coding sequence ATGGATGCCGAGGTCTGGCTGGCCCAGGAGCGGACGCTCGCGAGCGGCGACGGTTGGGTCGCCCCGAAGCGTCGGGTCGAGATCGCCGAGCGGTTGGCGCCGCCCACCTTCGACGAGTACGCCCGGCAGTGGCTGGCCGACCGGACCCTCAAGCCGCGGACCCGCGAGGGCTACCAGCACCTTCTGCGGCGCTACCTCGAGCCGGAGTTCGGCGATCTGCTCGTCCCCGACCTCACACCGGCCCTCGTGCGCCGGTGGTGGGCCGGGCTGTCAACCAAACACCCGACGGTCAACGCCCGCGCCTACGCACTGCTGCGTGCCATCCTGACCACAGCGGTCACTGACGAGCTCCTCGCCAGCAACCCCTGCCGGGTTAGGTCTGCGTCGAACCCTCCGACCAAGAAGGAGATCCGCCCAGCGACGGTCGCCGAGCTGGACGTGCTCGTGCGGGAGATGCCGGCCCAGCTCGGCGCATTAGTCCTGCTGTGCGCCTGGTGCGCACTGCGCGTGGGGGAGGTGCTCGAGCTGCGCCGGCGTGACCTCGACCTGAATCGCGGCGTCGTCAAGGTGACCCGCGCCGTGTCATGGGTTCGCGGCCAACCGATTGTCGGCACCCCGAAGTCGGCCGCCGGGACCCGCGAGGTGAGCGTGCCGCCGCACATCGTTCCTGCCCTGGAGCAGCACCTCGAAGAACACGTGCGGACGGGAACCGATGCGCTGCTCTTCCCAGCCCTGCGCGACCCGCAACGCCACCTCCAGCCGACCGTACTGCACACCGCCTGGCGGAAGGCCCGCGCCGTCGCCGGACGGGAGGATCTGAGGATCCACGACCTGCGGCACACGGGCGCAACGATGGCTGCCATGACCGGCGCGACCCTCGCCGAGCTACAGGCCCGCCTTGGGCACTCCACTGTCGCTGCCGCGCTGCGCTACCAGCATGCAGCCCAGGGTCGCGACGCAGAGATCGCCGCGAAGCTCTCCGATCTCGCCCGCCCTCCCCAGGGGGAGTGA